A single genomic interval of Amycolatopsis albispora harbors:
- a CDS encoding SRPBCC family protein: MGKVNASVELPAPREKVWAEFSNPNNFEKWLTIHTKWKGEVPAEFSAGAQATEVVTMLGMANAIAWTVGEFEPPHRLVISGTGMAGVKVTFELRVEDAGERSTATIDAEFSGQMIVGALGKAVEKDARKNLEKSLENFAELVA, translated from the coding sequence ATGGGCAAGGTCAACGCGTCGGTGGAGCTGCCCGCCCCGCGGGAGAAGGTGTGGGCCGAGTTCTCGAACCCGAACAACTTCGAGAAGTGGCTGACCATCCACACCAAGTGGAAGGGCGAGGTGCCCGCCGAGTTCAGCGCGGGCGCGCAGGCCACCGAGGTGGTCACCATGCTCGGCATGGCGAACGCGATCGCGTGGACGGTCGGCGAGTTCGAGCCACCGCACCGGCTGGTCATCTCCGGCACCGGGATGGCCGGGGTGAAGGTCACCTTCGAACTCCGCGTCGAGGACGCGGGGGAGCGGTCCACCGCGACCATCGACGCCGAGTTCAGCGGGCAGATGATCGTCGGCGCGCTGGGCAAGGCGGTGGAGAAGGACGCCAGGAAGAACCTGGAGAAGTCGCTGGAGAACTTCGCCGAACTGGTCGCGTGA
- a CDS encoding lipid-transfer protein — translation MVNRVYVAGVGMTRFEKPGRREGWDYPQMARESGSNALTDAGIEYAQVEQAYVGYVYGESTSGQRAVYELGLTGIPIVNVNNNCSTGSTALYLAAQAVRSGQADCVLALGFEKMQPGSLGSTFDDREQPLGNHIQALAEISEVLFPPAPWMFGAAGREHMKQYGTTAEHFAKIGLKNHRHSVHNPYAQFQDEYTLDEILGSRMIYDPLTKLQCSPTSDGSGAAVLVSESFVEEHGLAGRAVEIVGQAMTTDFASTFDGSAKNIVGHDMNVRAARKVYEQSGLGPADFGVIELHDCFSANELLLYEALGLCADGEAGQLIDDGQTTYGGKWVVNPSGGLISKGHPLGATGLAQCAELTWQLRGTAGARQVEGVTAALQHNIGLGGAAVVTAYQRAER, via the coding sequence GTGGTGAACAGGGTGTACGTCGCCGGAGTCGGCATGACCAGGTTCGAGAAGCCCGGCCGCCGGGAGGGCTGGGACTACCCGCAGATGGCCAGGGAGTCCGGCAGCAATGCGCTCACCGACGCCGGGATCGAGTACGCGCAGGTCGAGCAGGCCTACGTCGGTTATGTCTACGGCGAATCGACCTCCGGGCAGCGCGCGGTCTACGAACTGGGCCTGACCGGCATTCCGATCGTCAACGTCAACAACAACTGCTCCACCGGCTCCACCGCGCTGTACCTGGCCGCGCAGGCGGTCAGGAGCGGGCAGGCCGACTGCGTGCTGGCGCTGGGCTTCGAAAAGATGCAGCCCGGTTCGCTCGGGTCCACTTTCGACGATCGCGAACAGCCACTGGGCAACCACATCCAGGCGCTGGCCGAGATCTCCGAGGTGCTCTTCCCGCCCGCGCCGTGGATGTTCGGCGCCGCCGGGCGTGAGCACATGAAGCAGTACGGCACCACCGCCGAGCACTTCGCGAAGATCGGCCTCAAGAACCACCGGCACTCGGTGCACAACCCCTACGCGCAGTTCCAGGACGAGTACACGCTCGACGAGATCCTCGGTTCGCGGATGATCTACGACCCGCTGACCAAGCTCCAGTGCTCGCCGACCTCGGACGGTTCGGGGGCCGCCGTGCTGGTCAGCGAGTCCTTTGTGGAGGAGCACGGGCTGGCCGGTCGGGCGGTGGAGATCGTCGGCCAGGCGATGACCACCGACTTCGCGTCCACTTTCGACGGCAGTGCGAAGAACATCGTCGGCCACGACATGAACGTGCGGGCCGCGCGGAAGGTCTACGAGCAGTCCGGCCTCGGCCCCGCCGACTTCGGGGTGATCGAGCTGCACGACTGCTTCTCGGCCAACGAGCTGCTGCTCTACGAAGCACTCGGCCTGTGTGCCGACGGCGAAGCCGGGCAGCTCATCGACGACGGCCAGACCACCTACGGCGGCAAGTGGGTGGTGAACCCGTCCGGCGGGCTGATCTCGAAAGGACACCCGCTCGGTGCCACCGGCCTGGCGCAGTGCGCCGAACTGACCTGGCAGCTCCGCGGCACCGCGGGCGCGCGGCAGGTCGAAGGCGTCACCGCCGCGCTGCAGCACAACATCGGCCTCGGCGGCGCCGCCGTGGTCACCGCCTACCAGCGCGCCGAGCGCTGA
- a CDS encoding chitinase: MFGRRSRALLVALAALLAVPLSPASATETAAQNAETCPVKSKPAGKVLQGYWENWDGAANGVHPPLGWIPITDSRIAAHGYNVLNAAFPVILSDGTVLWEDGMDSTVKVATPAEMCAAKAAGATILMSIGGATAGIDLNSAAVADRFVATIVPILKKYNFDGIDIDIETGLVGSGNIGTPSASQANLIRIIDGVLAQMPPNFGLTMAPETAYVTGGSVVYGSIWGAYLPIIKKYADNGRLWWLNMQYYNGSMYGCAGDSYQAGTVQGFTVQTNCLNQGLVVQGTTIRVPYDKQVPGLPAQPGAGGGYMSTGLVAQAWNTYSGALKGLMTWSINWDGSRNWTFGNNVKSLQGR; this comes from the coding sequence ATGTTCGGTCGTAGATCCCGCGCGCTTCTGGTCGCCTTGGCGGCCCTGCTGGCGGTACCACTGAGTCCGGCGAGCGCCACGGAAACCGCCGCCCAAAACGCGGAGACCTGTCCGGTGAAGTCGAAACCGGCGGGCAAGGTGCTCCAGGGTTACTGGGAGAACTGGGACGGCGCCGCCAACGGCGTGCACCCGCCGCTCGGCTGGATCCCGATCACCGACTCCCGCATCGCCGCGCACGGGTACAACGTGCTCAACGCGGCCTTCCCGGTGATCCTCTCCGACGGCACCGTGCTGTGGGAGGACGGCATGGACTCCACGGTCAAGGTCGCCACCCCGGCCGAGATGTGCGCGGCGAAGGCCGCCGGCGCCACCATCCTGATGTCGATCGGCGGCGCCACCGCGGGCATCGACCTGAACTCCGCCGCGGTGGCCGATCGGTTCGTCGCCACGATCGTGCCGATCCTGAAGAAGTACAACTTCGACGGCATCGACATCGACATCGAGACCGGGCTGGTGGGCAGCGGCAACATCGGCACGCCGTCGGCGTCGCAGGCCAACCTGATCCGGATCATCGACGGCGTGCTGGCGCAGATGCCGCCGAACTTCGGGCTCACCATGGCCCCCGAGACCGCCTACGTCACCGGCGGCAGCGTGGTCTACGGCTCGATCTGGGGCGCCTACCTGCCGATCATCAAGAAGTACGCGGACAACGGCAGGCTGTGGTGGCTGAACATGCAGTACTACAACGGCAGCATGTACGGCTGCGCCGGTGACTCGTACCAGGCGGGCACCGTGCAGGGTTTCACCGTGCAGACCAACTGCCTGAACCAGGGCCTGGTGGTGCAGGGCACCACGATCCGGGTGCCGTACGACAAGCAGGTGCCCGGCCTGCCCGCGCAGCCGGGCGCCGGCGGCGGGTACATGTCGACCGGGCTGGTGGCGCAGGCGTGGAACACCTACTCGGGCGCGCTCAAGGGCCTGATGACCTGGTCCATCAACTGGGACGGTTCCCGCAACTGGACCTTCGGGAACAACGTGAAGTCCCTCCAAGGCCGCTGA
- a CDS encoding MASE1 domain-containing protein has protein sequence MRSGRWAAAVLALAAAYYLGARLGLEFALVRGQVAPLWPSTGLALAAMLRFGVRLWPGALLGSLAANAPLGPSPLAVLVIAAGAAAAPAVSVYLLRRAAFRTDLARLRDVVALVLLGAMAGMAVSATVGITTLTTAGALPGDQVLTAWSVWWAGDATGVLVFAPPLLVLFNARQQTTQWAKATALVTGTLALSTAVAAGQLPWLFVIFPMVIWSAWRLGLAVVSACLVIATTGTTIAAALGAGPFAGQDLLNRMVLLQSFNGALVLTGLLLAAAAAEQRTAAALSERAGAELEARVTERTAMFTEAERVGRVGSWERDLATDAVTWSDQMFRLYGLVPRSRELDYRTVLSYVHPEDRDAIIASNDRALREHLDTELAHRVVWPDGTIRWLNRRASVVVDKSGVARKIVGTAQDITAARTAAAETRLLLESGTDAIVGFDADGEVTLVNDRAADLFGELTGQRIARALPDLDTGNPVQGAELTGRRPDGTEFPAEVTLRPLPEPDGTFGGTVAVVVARDITRRKEAESARRQLQDEHRRRQQALEINDNVIQGLAAALYALESGEADRAERTLRRTLDTARETMRNLLHNSTGIAPGDLVRRQPAELAPPAPPAAEAQPAAPVTAVIADDSREVRFALRALLESLPGITVVGEVADGVEAVRVAGDRQPDAMLLDLAMPVMDGLEALPLILAASPGTKVIVVSGYGRDQVAEQALRLGATAYVEKGGSTRLLANLLADLFSEIGRARTESPPAPVADDHPGLDQQAELAVTCAHELRTPITALTSITELLLTQSDRLPSATVHKLLGTTARSLRQMDRLVQDLADAGRLLSGGLELLLEPTDLGELARTVLGELGELSGDHPIELRAEPGVVAGVDPFRIRQILVNLLGNAAKFSPAGSPIRLGIAVAGEHVEISVSDRGPGIPAEHRDRLFGKFERLGSTRSGTGLGLYLSKEIAKAHQGDLVLADGGPGGCTFVLSLPIVLGDRATARALES, from the coding sequence GTGCGTTCTGGGCGATGGGCCGCCGCGGTGCTCGCGCTCGCGGCGGCCTACTACCTCGGCGCCCGCCTCGGGCTCGAATTCGCGTTGGTGCGCGGACAGGTCGCGCCGCTGTGGCCGTCGACCGGGCTGGCGCTCGCCGCCATGCTGCGCTTCGGCGTCCGGCTCTGGCCGGGGGCGCTGCTCGGGTCGCTGGCCGCCAACGCGCCGCTCGGGCCGTCACCGCTCGCGGTGCTCGTCATCGCCGCGGGCGCGGCCGCGGCGCCCGCCGTCTCCGTGTACCTGTTGCGCCGCGCCGCCTTCCGCACCGATCTGGCCCGGCTGCGCGACGTGGTCGCGCTCGTCCTGCTCGGCGCCATGGCCGGGATGGCGGTCAGCGCCACCGTCGGCATCACCACCCTCACCACGGCCGGTGCGCTTCCCGGCGATCAGGTGCTCACCGCCTGGTCGGTCTGGTGGGCTGGCGACGCGACCGGCGTGCTCGTGTTCGCGCCCCCGCTGCTCGTGTTGTTCAACGCCCGTCAGCAGACCACCCAGTGGGCCAAGGCGACCGCACTGGTCACCGGCACGCTCGCGCTGTCCACCGCGGTGGCCGCCGGGCAGCTGCCGTGGCTGTTCGTCATCTTCCCGATGGTGATCTGGAGCGCCTGGCGCCTCGGCCTCGCCGTGGTCTCCGCCTGCCTGGTCATCGCCACCACCGGCACCACCATCGCCGCCGCGCTCGGGGCCGGGCCGTTCGCCGGGCAGGACCTGCTGAACCGGATGGTGCTGCTCCAGTCCTTCAACGGCGCGCTCGTGCTGACCGGCCTGCTGCTCGCCGCGGCGGCCGCCGAGCAGCGCACGGCCGCCGCGCTCAGCGAACGCGCGGGCGCCGAACTGGAAGCCAGGGTCACCGAGCGCACCGCGATGTTCACCGAGGCCGAGCGCGTCGGCCGCGTGGGCAGCTGGGAACGCGACCTGGCCACCGACGCGGTGACCTGGAGCGACCAGATGTTCCGCCTCTACGGCCTGGTCCCCCGCTCCCGCGAACTCGACTACCGCACCGTGCTCTCCTACGTGCACCCCGAAGACCGCGACGCCATCATCGCCAGCAACGACCGGGCACTGCGCGAACACCTCGACACCGAACTCGCGCACCGCGTGGTGTGGCCGGACGGCACGATCCGCTGGCTCAACCGCCGCGCCAGCGTGGTGGTGGACAAATCGGGCGTGGCGCGGAAGATCGTCGGCACCGCGCAGGACATCACCGCGGCCAGGACGGCGGCGGCGGAAACGCGGCTGCTGCTCGAATCCGGCACCGACGCCATCGTCGGCTTCGACGCCGACGGCGAGGTGACCCTGGTCAACGACCGGGCCGCCGACCTGTTCGGCGAACTCACCGGCCAGCGGATCGCCCGCGCGCTGCCGGACCTGGACACCGGCAACCCCGTCCAGGGCGCCGAACTCACCGGCAGGCGACCGGACGGCACCGAGTTCCCGGCGGAGGTCACGCTGCGGCCGCTGCCGGAGCCCGACGGCACCTTCGGCGGCACGGTCGCCGTGGTGGTGGCCCGCGACATCACCCGCCGCAAGGAAGCCGAGTCGGCCAGGCGGCAGCTGCAGGACGAGCATCGCCGGCGCCAGCAGGCCCTGGAGATCAACGACAACGTCATCCAGGGCCTGGCGGCGGCCTTGTACGCGCTGGAATCCGGCGAAGCCGACCGGGCGGAACGCACGCTGCGCCGCACCCTCGACACCGCCCGCGAAACCATGCGGAACCTGTTGCACAACAGCACCGGCATCGCGCCCGGCGACCTCGTGCGACGGCAGCCCGCCGAACTCGCGCCCCCGGCGCCGCCCGCGGCCGAAGCCCAGCCGGCCGCGCCGGTCACCGCGGTCATCGCCGACGACAGCCGCGAAGTCCGGTTCGCGCTGCGCGCGCTGCTGGAATCGTTGCCGGGCATCACCGTCGTGGGTGAGGTGGCCGACGGCGTCGAGGCGGTCCGCGTCGCCGGCGACCGCCAGCCCGACGCGATGCTGCTCGACCTGGCCATGCCGGTCATGGACGGGCTCGAGGCGCTGCCGCTGATCCTCGCGGCCTCGCCGGGCACCAAAGTCATCGTGGTCTCCGGCTACGGCCGCGACCAGGTCGCCGAGCAGGCGCTGCGCCTCGGCGCCACCGCCTACGTGGAGAAGGGCGGCTCGACCCGGCTGCTGGCGAACCTGCTCGCCGACCTGTTCTCCGAGATCGGCCGCGCCAGAACGGAATCACCGCCCGCCCCGGTCGCCGACGACCACCCCGGCCTGGACCAGCAGGCGGAACTCGCGGTGACCTGCGCCCACGAACTGCGCACCCCGATCACCGCCCTGACCAGCATCACCGAGCTGCTGCTGACGCAGAGCGACCGGCTGCCGTCCGCGACCGTCCACAAGCTACTCGGCACGACGGCACGCAGCCTGCGGCAGATGGACCGCCTGGTGCAGGACCTCGCCGACGCCGGGCGCCTGCTCTCCGGCGGGCTGGAACTGCTGCTGGAGCCCACCGATCTCGGCGAGCTGGCGCGCACGGTGCTCGGCGAACTGGGTGAACTGTCCGGAGACCACCCGATCGAACTGCGGGCGGAACCGGGCGTGGTGGCCGGGGTCGATCCGTTCCGCATCCGGCAGATCCTGGTGAACCTGCTCGGCAATGCGGCGAAGTTCAGCCCGGCGGGCAGCCCGATCCGGCTCGGCATCGCGGTCGCGGGCGAACACGTGGAAATCTCGGTCAGCGACCGCGGTCCCGGCATTCCCGCCGAGCACCGCGACCGGCTGTTCGGCAAGTTCGAACGGCTCGGCAGCACACGCTCCGGCACCGGGCTCGGGCTGTACCTGTCGAAGGAGATCGCCAAGGCGCACCAAGGGGATCTGGTGCTCGCCGACGGCGGTCCCGGTGGCTGCACCTTCGTGCTTTCACTGCCGATCGTGCTCGGCGACCGGGCCACGGCGCGTGCACTAGAAAGCTAA
- a CDS encoding STAS domain-containing protein yields the protein MPTAGEVYLNLRVHRSGVIIGCVTGDVDCLGAPVLARFLAKRIAAREDFVLDLRGLSFLGAAGLATLLEAASAAAEANVSWAMVTWGPVVNRVIEAIGVSTVLPTHPTLLDALADVKAGRQRLDRAPARTARRPVFAGSGRLPPTL from the coding sequence TTGCCAACGGCCGGAGAGGTCTATCTCAACCTCCGCGTCCACCGCAGCGGAGTGATCATCGGATGCGTGACCGGTGACGTCGATTGCCTCGGCGCACCAGTGCTGGCCCGGTTCCTGGCCAAGCGCATCGCCGCCCGCGAAGACTTCGTGCTCGACCTGCGCGGCCTGAGCTTTCTCGGCGCGGCGGGCCTGGCCACGCTGCTGGAGGCGGCGAGCGCGGCGGCCGAGGCGAACGTCTCGTGGGCGATGGTGACCTGGGGCCCGGTGGTGAACCGGGTGATCGAGGCGATCGGGGTGAGCACCGTGCTGCCGACGCATCCCACGCTGCTCGACGCGCTGGCCGACGTCAAGGCTGGTCGGCAGCGGCTCGACCGCGCGCCGGCCAGAACGGCGCGGCGCCCGGTCTTCGCCGGCTCGGGACGGCTTCCGCCCACCCTCTGA
- a CDS encoding alpha/beta fold hydrolase produces MDFEEIVVKTDRLDFPALAAGDGPVVVCWHGFPDHPATFGPLAERLVAAGRRVIAPYLRGFHPDTAAELEYPGSLTFAADAAAVARALDPGGVDMIGHDVGAGMVGRVAAAWPEALRRGVTMAVPPPATLTAALSDPAQQQRLFYMWLFNVEGVAETVLRLDRRLIDYLWATWSPGLTPSPEHRERIHRMYGDERFIENSLKVYRANFDPSRHDPALVDFGGRSEAAAKLPLLVMAGADDGCITVEHFEQAERGLAPGSEVAVVRNAGHFLHLEQPDEVAERVLRWFGEPR; encoded by the coding sequence ATGGACTTCGAGGAGATCGTGGTCAAAACCGACCGGCTCGACTTCCCCGCGCTGGCCGCCGGGGACGGGCCCGTGGTGGTGTGCTGGCACGGCTTTCCCGATCACCCGGCGACCTTCGGGCCGCTGGCCGAGCGGCTGGTCGCCGCCGGCAGGCGGGTGATCGCGCCCTACCTGCGGGGTTTCCACCCGGACACCGCGGCCGAACTGGAGTATCCGGGCAGCCTCACCTTCGCCGCCGACGCGGCGGCCGTCGCCCGCGCGCTCGACCCGGGCGGCGTGGACATGATCGGACACGATGTCGGCGCGGGCATGGTCGGCCGGGTGGCCGCGGCCTGGCCGGAAGCCTTGCGCCGGGGCGTGACGATGGCGGTGCCGCCGCCCGCGACGCTGACCGCCGCGCTCAGCGATCCCGCGCAGCAGCAGCGGTTGTTCTACATGTGGTTGTTCAACGTCGAGGGGGTGGCCGAGACGGTGCTGCGGCTCGACCGGCGGCTGATCGACTACCTGTGGGCCACCTGGTCGCCGGGGCTGACCCCGTCACCGGAGCACCGCGAGCGCATCCACCGCATGTACGGCGACGAGCGGTTCATCGAGAACTCGCTGAAGGTCTACCGGGCGAACTTCGACCCCAGCAGGCACGATCCGGCGCTGGTGGACTTCGGCGGCCGCAGCGAGGCCGCCGCGAAGCTGCCGCTGCTGGTCATGGCGGGTGCCGACGACGGCTGCATCACCGTGGAGCACTTCGAGCAGGCGGAGCGGGGACTGGCACCGGGCTCGGAGGTCGCCGTGGTGCGCAACGCCGGGCACTTCCTGCACCTCGAGCAGCCGGACGAAGTCGCCGAGCGCGTGCTGCGCTGGTTCGGCGAACCAAGGTAG
- a CDS encoding glycoside hydrolase family 43 protein — protein MRKSVLVLVGLLLLAGALPVAAAPRQPTYFNNAATPGADPFVHFDRASGYYYAYSTEGADPGYHFGIYRSPDLATWEHLPGGALEAGKAGAWAHDWFWAPELYHNEKTGLYYLFYSGRMNQNVAGHFKYADFEEPSKVGVAVAESPAGPFRDVAPGPLDYHPYDPDYHDVNLIMDAEQKKPPATLEEGRTAPLGTYIPFIDPNVFFDADGRIYLYFSRNAYRNWVWDTDLGKYIEESNIYAVELTSDWWHDPAGRTKPAIAPSYRDANLDPADPPGTRKDGFTPILNYGSDKQSWENAHVDDYAKSGGAKKDRRWAEGSTTVRTTDEHGKPVYRLTYSANNYENEHYGVGYATADSPLGPWRKSQANPVLSQDPAQGVYSTGHGSITASPDGSEQFYVHHGRPSTTDNRRLYSSRMRVAGPLAIDLTTADQPLPAGVGPLGIRADERVLRLRAGVPGGTGVTVRSAPGAAFDLGNPLNRLHAKLIPSSAGTVTVSGGRVEVTTHRPGAAVLEIGYQRLRADGSYADVPRTRTAVPVLSR, from the coding sequence GTGCGGAAGAGCGTTCTCGTCCTGGTCGGCCTGCTGCTCCTGGCGGGCGCGCTGCCCGTCGCGGCGGCTCCCCGGCAGCCCACGTACTTCAACAACGCGGCGACCCCGGGTGCCGATCCGTTCGTGCACTTCGACCGCGCCAGCGGGTACTACTACGCCTATTCGACCGAGGGCGCCGATCCCGGTTACCACTTCGGCATCTACCGCTCGCCGGACCTGGCCACCTGGGAGCACCTGCCCGGCGGCGCGCTCGAAGCGGGCAAGGCGGGCGCGTGGGCACACGACTGGTTCTGGGCGCCGGAGCTGTACCACAACGAGAAAACCGGGCTGTACTACCTGTTCTACTCGGGCCGGATGAACCAGAACGTGGCCGGGCACTTCAAGTACGCCGACTTCGAGGAGCCGTCGAAGGTGGGCGTCGCGGTGGCGGAGTCACCGGCCGGGCCGTTCCGCGACGTGGCGCCGGGCCCGCTGGACTACCACCCGTACGACCCGGACTACCACGACGTCAACCTGATCATGGACGCCGAGCAGAAGAAGCCGCCGGCCACGCTGGAAGAAGGCCGGACCGCGCCGCTGGGCACGTACATTCCGTTCATCGATCCCAACGTCTTCTTCGACGCCGACGGCCGGATCTACCTGTACTTCTCGCGCAACGCCTACCGGAACTGGGTGTGGGACACCGATCTCGGCAAGTACATCGAGGAATCCAACATCTACGCGGTCGAGCTGACCAGCGATTGGTGGCACGACCCGGCAGGCCGGACCAAGCCGGCGATCGCACCGTCCTATCGTGACGCCAACCTCGATCCCGCCGACCCGCCGGGCACCCGCAAGGACGGCTTCACCCCGATCCTGAACTACGGCTCGGACAAGCAGTCGTGGGAGAACGCGCACGTCGACGACTACGCGAAGTCGGGCGGGGCGAAGAAGGACCGGCGGTGGGCCGAAGGTTCGACCACCGTGCGCACCACCGACGAGCACGGCAAGCCGGTCTACCGCCTCACCTACTCGGCCAACAACTACGAGAACGAGCACTACGGCGTCGGGTACGCGACGGCCGACAGCCCGCTCGGGCCGTGGCGCAAGAGCCAGGCGAACCCGGTGCTGTCGCAGGATCCCGCGCAGGGCGTGTATTCGACCGGGCACGGCAGCATCACCGCGTCGCCGGATGGTTCCGAGCAGTTCTACGTCCACCACGGCCGTCCGTCCACAACGGACAACCGGCGGCTGTACAGCTCGCGGATGCGGGTGGCCGGTCCGCTCGCCATCGACCTGACCACTGCCGACCAGCCGCTGCCCGCCGGGGTCGGCCCGCTCGGCATCCGCGCCGACGAACGTGTGCTTCGCCTGCGGGCCGGGGTCCCGGGTGGCACCGGCGTGACCGTGCGCAGCGCGCCGGGCGCGGCGTTCGACCTGGGTAATCCGCTGAACCGGTTGCACGCCAAGCTCATTCCGTCGAGTGCGGGCACGGTGACGGTCAGCGGCGGCCGGGTCGAGGTGACCACGCACCGGCCGGGCGCCGCGGTGCTGGAGATCGGCTACCAGCGCCTGCGTGCCGACGGCTCGTACGCCGACGTCCCCCGCACCCGGACCGCCGTGCCGGTGCTCAGTCGCTGA
- a CDS encoding YczE/YyaS/YitT family protein: MSTQSVARRMTAGEQLRAGRKLRRIPQLIAGLIGYGTSVTFLVESGLGASSWSVLAEGVSERTGLSFGWATNLIAVAVLLFWVPLRELPGLGTLLNVLLVGLSADLAAWLLPVPESLGTRLAFFAFGLLMLTFSDAVYLGARFGSGPRDGLMTGAVRVTGRPIWLVRTTIEIAVLAVGWALGGTAGLGTLVVALAMGPLVQQFLRVTTVRLPGDHLDKPAKPG; encoded by the coding sequence ATGAGCACGCAGTCCGTGGCCCGGCGCATGACCGCGGGAGAGCAACTCCGCGCGGGCCGGAAGCTGCGCCGGATCCCGCAGTTGATCGCCGGCCTGATCGGTTACGGCACCTCCGTCACGTTCCTCGTCGAGTCCGGGCTCGGCGCGTCGAGCTGGAGCGTGCTCGCCGAAGGTGTCTCCGAACGCACCGGGCTGAGCTTCGGCTGGGCCACGAATCTGATCGCGGTGGCCGTGCTGCTGTTCTGGGTCCCGCTGCGGGAACTGCCCGGCCTCGGCACGCTGCTGAACGTGCTGCTGGTCGGCTTGTCCGCGGACCTCGCGGCGTGGCTGCTGCCGGTGCCGGAATCACTCGGCACGCGCTTGGCCTTCTTCGCCTTCGGCCTGCTCATGCTGACCTTCTCCGACGCTGTCTACCTCGGCGCCCGCTTCGGTTCCGGGCCACGCGACGGCCTGATGACCGGGGCCGTGCGGGTCACCGGCAGGCCGATCTGGCTGGTGCGCACCACGATCGAGATCGCCGTGCTCGCCGTCGGCTGGGCGCTCGGCGGCACGGCGGGCCTCGGCACCCTGGTGGTGGCGCTCGCGATGGGGCCGCTGGTGCAGCAGTTCCTGCGCGTCACCACGGTCCGGCTGCCCGGCGACCACCTTGACAAGCCCGCAAAACCCGGCTGA
- a CDS encoding PLP-dependent aminotransferase family protein has translation MATGIAGKGQIEDAGPVHTSSHALARLLGDFSAGAGPAHRRLSDLIRLLILDGRLPLDTALPGERDLAAVLGISRTTVSTAYATLREQGYLSSRDRARGRTQVPTRAQPEPASPGPDLIDFSHAAPPAPGEALHRAYTRALDRLPRYLPRHGYHPAGLPELRAAVARRYTERGLATDPEQILVTNGAQHAFSLLVRTTLRPRDRVVTDHPSYPHALQVLRSAGCRITPVAVTEDGWDVDGLAAAARGAAMVFLIPDFHNPTGLLMSEVDRARLRFDGGLVVDETMTELALDTAPPVPVAAHRPGVVSIGSAAKTFWGGLRIGWLRADRGLVQRLAQARAGTDLGTPVVEQLACAELLGEIEQVLPGRLAELRERRAFLLELVGEHLPDWTVGRSDGGLSVWARLPEPVSSALAAVAPRFGVHLAAGPRFGVGGAFERYVRLPYSLDPAPMTDGIKGIAAALSAVRSGTRAPTTPATPLA, from the coding sequence GTGGCGACTGGCATTGCCGGAAAGGGCCAGATCGAGGACGCTGGCCCGGTGCACACCAGCAGCCACGCGCTCGCCCGCCTGCTCGGGGACTTCTCGGCCGGGGCCGGACCGGCGCACCGGCGGCTCAGCGACCTGATCCGCCTGCTCATCCTGGACGGCCGCCTGCCGCTGGACACCGCGCTGCCCGGCGAACGGGACCTGGCCGCGGTGCTGGGCATCAGCCGCACCACGGTGTCCACCGCCTACGCGACGCTGCGCGAACAGGGCTACCTCAGCTCCCGCGACCGGGCACGCGGCCGGACGCAGGTTCCGACACGCGCGCAGCCGGAACCGGCTTCGCCCGGGCCGGATCTGATCGACTTCTCGCACGCGGCACCGCCCGCGCCAGGCGAGGCGCTGCACCGCGCCTACACGCGGGCGCTGGACCGGCTCCCCCGCTACCTGCCGCGTCACGGATACCACCCGGCCGGGCTGCCCGAGCTGCGTGCCGCCGTTGCCCGGCGGTACACCGAGCGCGGGCTGGCGACCGACCCGGAGCAGATCCTGGTCACCAACGGCGCCCAGCACGCGTTCAGCCTGCTGGTCCGCACGACGTTGCGCCCGCGCGACCGCGTGGTGACCGATCACCCGAGTTATCCGCACGCGCTGCAGGTGCTCCGGTCGGCGGGCTGCCGGATCACGCCGGTCGCGGTGACCGAGGACGGCTGGGACGTCGACGGCCTGGCGGCGGCCGCTCGCGGGGCCGCGATGGTGTTCCTGATCCCGGACTTCCACAACCCGACCGGCCTGCTCATGTCCGAAGTGGACAGAGCGCGGCTGCGGTTCGACGGCGGGCTGGTGGTCGACGAGACGATGACCGAGCTGGCGCTGGACACCGCGCCGCCGGTGCCGGTGGCCGCGCACCGGCCGGGCGTGGTGTCGATCGGCTCGGCGGCGAAGACCTTCTGGGGCGGGCTGCGGATCGGCTGGCTACGCGCGGATCGCGGGCTGGTGCAACGGCTCGCGCAGGCACGGGCCGGTACCGATCTCGGCACGCCGGTGGTCGAGCAGCTCGCCTGCGCCGAACTGCTCGGGGAGATCGAACAGGTGCTGCCCGGCAGGCTGGCCGAACTGCGGGAGCGGCGGGCGTTCCTGCTGGAGCTGGTCGGCGAGCACCTGCCGGACTGGACGGTCGGCCGTTCGGACGGCGGGCTGTCGGTGTGGGCGCGGCTGCCCGAACCGGTCAGCTCGGCACTGGCCGCCGTCGCCCCTCGGTTCGGCGTGCACCTGGCGGCGGGGCCGCGCTTCGGTGTCGGGGGCGCGTTCGAGCGGTACGTCCGGCTGCCGTACTCACTGGACCCGGCGCCGATGACCGACGGGATCAAGGGCATCGCCGCCGCCCTGTCCGCCGTCCGTTCGGGGACACGGGCGCCCACGACCCCGGCGACACCCCTGGCCTAG